From one Nonomuraea polychroma genomic stretch:
- a CDS encoding tyrosine-type recombinase/integrase, whose translation MSRSYQVKFWKIKRNASSKKPSYVVRWTVDGKECSTTLGGSELAENFLSDLRQAARRGEWFDTDTGLPESMLKAKSARTWLEFARAYMNVRWPHQAAKSREGTVETLVAVTLTLTTGRNGRPDPKLLRKALRNYVFLPKDRQAEPDAQADTALRWLEAASLPMTELNETRHARAALEVLAVRLDGQAAALSTFRRKRAVFHHALEYAVELGELDANPLDRIKLKPAKSNNVVDRRVVINPQQARDLLIAVPHIGRTRGRMLAAMFACMYFAGLRPAEAQGLRKKDCILPAKGWGQITPTKTRPQSSTRYTDSGRSFDERGLKQREEDEDRDVPIPPELVTILRAHIETFGTAPDGRLFYTRGGGTFSGTAYTTVWQEARRLALTPEQVASPLAGRPYDLRHAAVSLWLNAGVHAPEVAERAGHSVDVLLKIYAKCIDGQREVANQRIERALES comes from the coding sequence GTGAGCCGGTCCTACCAGGTCAAATTCTGGAAGATCAAGCGCAACGCCTCCAGCAAGAAGCCGTCGTACGTGGTGCGCTGGACCGTCGACGGCAAGGAGTGCTCCACCACGCTCGGCGGATCTGAACTGGCCGAGAACTTCCTCTCCGACCTGCGACAGGCCGCCCGGCGCGGCGAGTGGTTCGACACCGACACCGGGCTGCCCGAATCGATGCTCAAGGCCAAGAGCGCACGCACCTGGCTGGAGTTCGCACGGGCCTACATGAACGTCCGGTGGCCGCACCAGGCCGCCAAGTCGCGCGAAGGCACCGTCGAGACCCTGGTGGCCGTCACGCTGACGCTGACCACCGGCCGCAATGGCCGACCCGACCCCAAGTTGCTCCGCAAGGCGCTGCGCAATTACGTGTTCCTCCCCAAAGACCGCCAGGCAGAGCCTGATGCGCAGGCCGACACCGCACTACGTTGGCTGGAGGCGGCCTCGCTGCCGATGACCGAGTTGAATGAGACCCGCCATGCCCGGGCGGCTCTGGAGGTGTTGGCCGTACGCCTGGACGGTCAGGCGGCCGCGCTCTCGACGTTCCGGCGCAAACGCGCGGTGTTCCACCACGCCCTGGAATACGCCGTCGAGCTCGGCGAACTCGATGCCAACCCTCTGGACCGCATCAAGTTGAAACCGGCCAAGTCGAACAACGTGGTGGACCGGCGCGTGGTCATCAACCCCCAGCAGGCACGCGACCTACTGATCGCCGTCCCGCACATCGGGCGCACGCGCGGGCGAATGCTGGCCGCGATGTTCGCCTGCATGTACTTCGCCGGCCTGCGCCCGGCCGAAGCGCAAGGGCTGCGGAAGAAGGACTGCATCCTCCCCGCCAAGGGCTGGGGGCAGATCACGCCCACCAAGACGCGCCCGCAGAGCAGCACCCGCTACACCGACTCTGGACGTTCCTTCGACGAGCGGGGCCTCAAGCAACGCGAAGAAGACGAGGACCGCGACGTGCCGATTCCGCCGGAGTTGGTCACCATCCTGCGCGCCCACATCGAGACCTTCGGCACCGCTCCCGACGGCCGACTCTTCTACACCCGCGGCGGCGGCACGTTCTCCGGGACCGCCTACACCACGGTCTGGCAAGAGGCCCGACGCCTGGCGCTCACCCCCGAACAGGTCGCCTCCCCACTAGCGGGCCGCCCCTACGACCTGAGGCACGCTGCGGTATCCCTCTGGCTCAACGCCGGCGTGCACGCCCCCGAGGTCGCCGAGCGGGCCGGGCACAGCGTGGATGTGCTCCTGAAGATCTACGCCAAGTGCATCGACGGCCAGCGCGAGGTCGCCAACCAACGCATCGAAAGGGCACTGGAATCATGA
- a CDS encoding helix-turn-helix transcriptional regulator, whose product MAASTRRNQPTPSRAPSAAPPTEARRKSPQWLTIDEILDELGVHRRTWQHWRSRNRVPKLHRLPNGEYRIRRTDYEAWLTELEVDA is encoded by the coding sequence ATGGCCGCATCCACCCGCCGTAACCAACCGACCCCCTCACGTGCTCCCTCTGCGGCGCCCCCAACCGAGGCCCGGCGCAAGAGCCCGCAGTGGCTCACCATCGACGAGATCTTGGACGAGCTCGGCGTTCACCGCCGAACCTGGCAGCACTGGCGCTCCCGCAACCGCGTGCCCAAGCTGCACCGACTCCCCAACGGGGAGTACCGCATACGTCGCACCGACTACGAGGCCTGGCTAACCGAACTCGAGGTGGACGCGTGA
- a CDS encoding SUMF1/EgtB/PvdO family nonheme iron enzyme, giving the protein MTRTLGPAKPPHGAASAVRLDGGVFTMGSDVHYREEAPAHQVHVDAFAIDPIAVTNRLFAAFVAATGYVTVAERPLDPAHFPSAPLENLVPGSMVVVPTPGPVDLRQLTLWWRWTPGACWRFLEGRGSSIENRLDHPVVHVAT; this is encoded by the coding sequence ATGACTCGCACGCTCGGGCCAGCGAAGCCGCCCCACGGGGCAGCCAGCGCTGTCCGCCTCGACGGCGGGGTGTTCACGATGGGCTCCGACGTCCACTATCGAGAGGAGGCGCCGGCCCACCAGGTGCACGTCGACGCCTTCGCCATCGACCCGATCGCCGTCACCAACCGCCTTTTCGCCGCGTTCGTGGCGGCGACCGGCTACGTCACCGTGGCCGAGCGGCCGCTGGACCCGGCCCACTTCCCCAGCGCACCCCTGGAGAACCTGGTGCCCGGGTCGATGGTGGTCGTACCGACGCCCGGTCCCGTCGATCTTCGGCAGCTGACCCTGTGGTGGCGGTGGACGCCGGGCGCCTGCTGGCGCTTCCTTGAAGGGAGAGGCTCGAGCATCGAGAACCGTCTCGACCATCCGGTGGTCCACGTCGCGACCTGA
- a CDS encoding sulfatase-like hydrolase/transferase gives MVELDVLDELGIGDDTIVMYSTGNGPHMNTWPDGAMTPFRNEKNSNWEGAYRVPAVVRWPGKIPAGTVLNGIVSHNDWFVTLLAAAGAPDIAEPLKAGAELGGTSFRVHLDGYNQLPYLTGEVTESPRQHFFYVSDDGDLTALRFHNWKLVFLEQRAPGTLRVWAEPYTQLRVPKIFNLRTDPYERADITSNTYYDWMIGHAWLVVPAQSYVAGMLSTLADFPPRQTPASFSIDQVMDKLRAGMASA, from the coding sequence GTGGTCGAGCTCGACGTCCTCGACGAGCTCGGCATCGGCGACGACACGATCGTCATGTACTCCACCGGCAACGGCCCGCACATGAACACCTGGCCCGACGGCGCCATGACCCCGTTCCGGAACGAGAAGAACTCCAACTGGGAAGGTGCCTACCGCGTCCCCGCCGTGGTGCGGTGGCCGGGCAAGATCCCTGCGGGCACCGTGCTCAACGGCATCGTCAGCCACAACGACTGGTTCGTCACTCTCCTGGCCGCGGCCGGAGCGCCGGACATCGCCGAGCCGCTCAAGGCGGGAGCAGAGCTCGGCGGCACCTCCTTCCGGGTGCATCTGGACGGCTACAACCAACTCCCCTATCTCACCGGCGAGGTGACCGAGAGCCCGCGCCAGCACTTCTTCTACGTCTCCGACGACGGAGACCTCACCGCGCTGCGCTTCCACAACTGGAAGCTGGTGTTCCTGGAGCAGCGCGCCCCAGGAACGTTGCGCGTGTGGGCCGAGCCGTACACCCAGCTGCGGGTACCGAAGATCTTCAACCTGCGCACCGACCCCTACGAGCGCGCCGACATCACCTCCAACACCTATTACGACTGGATGATCGGCCATGCCTGGCTGGTGGTCCCCGCGCAGTCGTACGTCGCCGGCATGCTCTCGACCCTCGCCGACTTCCCGCCACGCCAGACACCGGCGAGCTTCAGCATCGACCAGGTGATGGACAAGCTGCGCGCAGGGATGGCGAGCGCGTGA
- a CDS encoding RapZ C-terminal domain-containing protein yields MPKPTTAIEITSFGYGHAAPPEADIVVDARRRFRNPHADPAMRELTGLQEVVRSHVLATPAWQPSSAAPPSSPPN; encoded by the coding sequence ATGCCCAAGCCGACCACGGCCATAGAGATCACCTCATTCGGCTACGGCCACGCCGCCCCGCCAGAGGCCGACATCGTCGTCGACGCCCGCCGCCGCTTCCGCAACCCCCACGCCGACCCGGCGATGCGCGAGCTGACCGGCCTGCAGGAGGTCGTGCGATCCCACGTCCTGGCCACCCCGGCGTGGCAGCCGTCGTCCGCCGCACCGCCCAGCTCGCCGCCGAACTGA
- a CDS encoding RapZ C-terminal domain-containing protein: protein MAAVVRRTAQLAAELTTTAGGPVTVAVGCVGGRHRSVAMADAIATELADAGLPVALVHRDVDRPVIQR, encoded by the coding sequence GTGGCAGCCGTCGTCCGCCGCACCGCCCAGCTCGCCGCCGAACTGACCACCACCGCCGGCGGACCGGTGACCGTCGCGGTCGGGTGTGTCGGCGGCCGGCATCGCTCGGTGGCCATGGCCGACGCGATCGCCACCGAGCTCGCCGACGCGGGCCTGCCCGTCGCCCTGGTCCACCGCGACGTCGACCGCCCCGTGATCCAGCGCTGA
- a CDS encoding M48 family metalloprotease produces the protein MSSLEPVAHHTYGPADDVGEADSERLAGLVWRVQHVGRMAAVSVVIDPELNDNASTVEGHRCGHAPLIAIGHDLIGEARTDTLAHELAHRDLAHHKRALPLWIAAARDLDGVGGLYAVITALLTPGWSGWSWAAAALFAAMLALAALRARLMRLEEYDADARAVEILDAADLPGKQIVTAMLTDADRPYDAWHTWIGWMFSTHPSDVERIHVVDSGRRAGRLDWRTALCCVATGERLLTRAHRAAHRAADGRMRRCQPGWWHLPPVWWRPIDWPTTRNS, from the coding sequence ATGAGTTCCCTCGAACCCGTCGCCCATCACACCTACGGCCCGGCCGACGACGTTGGCGAGGCCGACTCCGAGCGGCTGGCCGGCCTGGTCTGGCGCGTCCAGCACGTCGGCCGGATGGCCGCCGTCAGCGTCGTGATCGACCCCGAGCTCAACGACAACGCCAGCACGGTCGAGGGTCACCGCTGCGGGCACGCCCCACTGATCGCCATCGGCCACGACCTGATCGGCGAGGCGCGCACCGACACGCTCGCCCACGAGCTGGCCCACCGGGACCTGGCCCACCACAAGCGGGCGCTGCCGCTCTGGATAGCCGCCGCCCGGGACCTGGACGGCGTCGGTGGCCTGTACGCCGTCATCACCGCGCTGCTCACGCCCGGCTGGAGCGGCTGGTCATGGGCGGCGGCCGCGCTGTTCGCCGCCATGCTGGCGCTGGCCGCGCTGCGGGCCCGCCTCATGCGGCTGGAGGAGTACGACGCCGACGCTCGCGCCGTGGAGATCCTCGACGCCGCGGACCTGCCGGGCAAGCAGATCGTCACCGCGATGCTCACCGACGCCGACCGGCCGTACGACGCGTGGCACACCTGGATCGGGTGGATGTTCAGCACCCACCCCAGCGACGTCGAACGGATCCATGTCGTGGACAGCGGCCGCCGCGCCGGCCGCCTGGACTGGCGCACCGCGCTGTGCTGCGTGGCCACCGGCGAGCGCCTGCTCACCCGCGCCCACCGAGCCGCTCACCGAGCTGCCGACGGCCGGATGCGGCGCTGCCAGCCGGGCTGGTGGCACCTGCCGCCGGTGTGGTGGCGGCCGATCGACTGGCCCACCACCCGGAACTCCTGA